CTCATGTAACATTTTTCAACTATAAGGTAAAATAGATAAGCAAATTAGTACCTTTTTCTGCTTGTGAGTCTTGTAACTACCTGATTTTCTCATTGAATAAGAATTTACATGGTTttaatcattttagaaaaatgacatGTTTTCTCAATTCTTGCAAATCAAACCTGGTATTAATGCTGGTCTAAGGGAGAAAAAATCTCTTCTGGAGTTGTTTCCCATTAGTGCATTTCTACATTTATTTGGGATTCAGTCTCACTTTTTAAGGGTGATAGCTACTGTACTTAAGAATGAACCAGGTACTTTGCCAAACTTATTATTTACTCCTCTTTACATTATTCTGAGGtaggtttttttttgcttttttttttttggtaatttaatGATGAGGAATACACACAAGGTTTaaggaggttaaataatttgcccatgCAAGATATAACTCAGttccttattaaatatttaagtcaTGACTCTAATATACAGTCCAGATCCTACATATTTAATTtactacatatttttaattttcatatagaTTGTGTGGTAGTGTCATCTGAACAATAAATGTAATGTCATTCAAATGTTTTCTGTGGCACCCTCTCCAATGAATGACACTTTTAGCTATAAAATTTTGTGAATAGATTTTTGTGCTAGTCATCCTAAAATAACACAGTGTAACTGCATATTATGCTTCCTTTTTGGTACTCATTAGAATAACTTTATTATCTCTGTATATAGGTTATACTACCAGGAAAATACCATACATGGGGCCAAGGTTCAGATCATGAATTAATGCTGAGATGTACCAAAGGACAAGAACACATCAAAGTCGTCATGCAGAATGGGAGAATGATGGGAGCTGTCTTAATTTTAAATCATATGGATCTTTCATCATATGAAGAAGGTCTGCTAGATCCAAATATTGATAtacattattttgatttaaaaaggcATTTCAAGAATTACATAAAGTTCCAAGTAACACAAGAAAGTCACAATAAGGTAAACAACCACATGGATTTAATGAAGTTAAGAATACAGAAGTCATAATGAGAGTAGTGgaaaagtattaaaatagaagtaaaatggTAAAGATCAAataatttacagatttttttttttccaacacaaATTGACCACTTATGTAAATGTAAGGATTTAAGTTAATCATTTCTGTGTAACTGCTTTGGAGCAGATTTAGCTACTTTATCTACTTAGCTGACAACTTGGTCTGGTATACCAAAGTCATTCTTTGATTGTGAAATGTCAGAGAGGATTGTCGTTTCAAGAGGCTTACAATTTTACTTTAAGGAGGTAGCAAGATCTTACTTGCTAATATCCTTTTATGTTCTGATTGTATAGCTGTTATGAGCTGAAATCACTTTTCTGTAATAAGCCTACATAAATATTCCTTATGATAACATTAATATCAAAAGAATACAATTAGGTATATCAagggataaaaatattttacattaaaattatttttctcaaaaaataataaaattacttttctcGTTTTATACTgttaatttatataattcatgATCTTAAATATTGAAGTCTTCAATACTTCAGGCAAGTtccatatgtataaaatattaataaaactgtCTTAAACTTTTAACTACAAAATAATGGTGTACACATGCATAActattttcttggaaaatttaGAAACACTCATCTCCTGCatcatcaatttttctttttttagtcccTGTATTCTTAGATCGCTGAAGCATGTTTGCAGACTTCTGGAAGttacctgaatttttttcttccctccttttatcAGCTCCTTCAGAATGACAAGTTTCAG
The Lynx canadensis isolate LIC74 chromosome B4, mLynCan4.pri.v2, whole genome shotgun sequence DNA segment above includes these coding regions:
- the LOC115518431 gene encoding pyridine nucleotide-disulfide oxidoreductase domain-containing protein 1-like isoform X1, which codes for MHTSLSDIYAAGDICTASWQPSPVWQQMRLWTQARQMGRYAAKCMAAATLGYSIDMDFSFELFAHVTFFNYKVILPGKYHTWGQGSDHELMLRCTKGQEHIKVVMQNGRMMGAVLILNHMDLSSYEEGLLDPNIDIHYFDLKRHFKNYIKFQVTQESHNKIPACLLCSSGPSTVPFKASHKL